In one Ananas comosus cultivar F153 linkage group 12, ASM154086v1, whole genome shotgun sequence genomic region, the following are encoded:
- the LOC109718342 gene encoding protein NSP-INTERACTING KINASE 3 isoform X2, with translation MERRAGGLFPLRIFWFMLFLWTCFENKSSATLSPSGINYEVVALMAIKMQLNDPYNVLENWDINSVDPCSWRMVTCSADGYVSALGLPSQSLSGTLSAGIGNLTHLQSVLLQNNAISGPIPSDIGKLEKLQTLDLSNNQFNGSIPSSLGELENLNYLRLNNNSLSGHCPDTLSNINGLTLLDLSYNNLSGPLPKITARTFNIIGNPLICGSKSGNNCSSMSLDPISYPPDDLRAQPQSGVARNHRLAIAFGASVGCVALLIVGVGLLLWWQHRHNQQVFFDVNDQYDPEVSLGHLKRYSLKELRVATNNFNSKNILGKGGYGIVYKGCLRDGTIVAVKRLKDYNALGGEIQFQTEVEMISLAVHRNLLRLVGFCTTENERLLVYPYMPNGSVASQLREHVHGRPALDWPRRKRIALGTARGLLYLHEQCDPKIIHRDVKAANILLDDDFEAIVGDFGLAKLLDHRESHVTTAVRGTVGHIAPEYLSTGQSSEKTDVFGFGILLLELITGQKALDFGRVANQKGVMLDWVKKLHQEKQLSMMVDKDLKSNYDRVELEEMVQVALLCTQFHPAHRPKMSEVVRMLEGDGLAEKWEASQNINTSNNSISNTPKSVNRSMEQLPPRYLDFGEDESSLYLEAMELSGPR, from the exons ATGGAGAGGAGAGCAGGTGGCCTCTTCCCACTTCGGATCTTTTGGTTCATGCTGTTTTTGTGGACTTGCTTCGAGAACAAGTCCTCTGCAACTCTCTCTCCTTCTGGTATCAACTATGAAG TTGTAGCATTGATGGCTATTAAAATGCAACTAAACGACCCATATAACGTTTTAGAGAATTGGGATATTAACTCCGTTGATCCATGTAGTTGGAGGATGGTCACGTGCTCTGCTGATGGATACGTTTCTGCTTT agGTCTACCCAGTCAAAGCTTGTCTGGGACTTTATCAGCTGGCATTGGAAATCTCACGCATCTTCAATCTGT GCTGCTGCAGAATAATGCTATTTCTGGTCCTATTCCTTCTGATATTGGCAAGTTGGAGAAGCTCCAAACACTTGATCTCTCCAACAATCAGTTCAATGGCAGTATACCTAGTTCGCTGGGAGAGCTCGAGAACCTTAACTATTT ACGACTTAATAACAACAGTTTGTCTGGGCATTGCCCCGATACATTGTCCAATATCAATGGCCTTACTCTCTT GGATCTGTCATATAACAATTTAAGTGGTCCCCTACCAAAGATTACTGCTAGGACTTTCAA CATAATTGGAAATCCTTTGATATGTGGCTCAAAATCTGGAAACAACTGTTCTTCCATGTCTCTGGACCCAATCTCATATCCACCAGATGATTTAAGGG CTCAGCCACAATCTGGAGTGGCAAGGAATCACCGCTTAGCTATCGCCTTTGGTGCAAGTGTCGGTTGTGTTGCTTTGCTCATTGTTGGTGTTGGTTTGCTCCTTTGGTGGCAGCACAGACACAATCAACAGGTTTTCTTCGATGTAAATG ATCAATATGATCCAGAAGTATCCCTGGGTCATCTGAAGCGATACTCCTTAAAGGAGCTCCGAGTAGCTACTAATAATTTTAACTCAAAGAATATCCTAGGGAAAGGTGGATATGGGATTGTCTACAAGGGGTGCTTGCGTGATGGTACGATTGTAGCTGTTAAAAGATTAAAAGACTACAATGCTCTTGGTGGGGAAATTCAGTTTCAAACTGAGGTTGAAATGATAAGTTTGGCAGTTCATCGGAATCTCCTTAGGCTTGTTGGATTCTGCACGACAGAGAATGAGAGACTTCTTGTCTACCCTTACATGCCAAATGGAAGTGTTGCTTCTCAATTAAGAG AACATGTCCATGGTAGACCAGCTCTTGACTGGCCAAGGCGAAAGAGGATAGCGTTGGGGACAGCAAGGGGTTTGCTGTACCTGCACGAACAGTGTGACCCCAAAATAATCCATCGCGACGTAAAAGCAGCAAACATTCTTCTTGATGATGATTTCGAGGCAATTGTCGGGGATTTTGGATTGGCGAAGCTTTTGGATCATCGTGAGTCACATGTAACGACAGCGGTCCGTGGTACTGTTGGGCATATAGCTCCAGAATATCTGTCGACTGGACAGTCATCAGAAAAGACCGATGTTTTTGGCTTTGGCATACTATTACTTGAGTTGATTACAGGTCAGAAGGCACTGGACTTTGGACGGGTAGCAAATCAGAAAGGAGTGATGCTTGATTGG GTTAAGAAGCTTCACCAAGAGAAGCAGCTGAGCATGATGGTCGACAAGGACCTAAAGAGCAACTACGACAGGGTCGAACTGGAGGAGATGGTCCAGGTGGCGCTCCTCTGCACACAATTCCACCCTGCGCACCGCCCGAAGATGTCGGAAGTGGTGAGGATGTTGGAAGGGGACGGCCTTGCCGAGAAATGGGAGGCCTCACAGAATATtaatactagtaataatagtATCAGCAACACTCCAAAGTCTGTTAATAGGTCCATGGAGCAGCTGCCTCCAAGATATTTGGACTTTGGTGAGGATGAGTCTTCATTATATTTGGAGGCCATGGAGCTCTCTGGCCCTAGATGA
- the LOC109718342 gene encoding protein NSP-INTERACTING KINASE 3 isoform X1, which produces MERRAGGLFPLRIFWFMLFLWTCFENKSSATLSPSGINYEVVALMAIKMQLNDPYNVLENWDINSVDPCSWRMVTCSADGYVSALGLPSQSLSGTLSAGIGNLTHLQSVLLQNNAISGPIPSDIGKLEKLQTLDLSNNQFNGSIPSSLGELENLNYLRLNNNSLSGHCPDTLSNINGLTLLDLSYNNLSGPLPKITARTFNIIGNPLICGSKSGNNCSSMSLDPISYPPDDLRGILGFSAQPQSGVARNHRLAIAFGASVGCVALLIVGVGLLLWWQHRHNQQVFFDVNDQYDPEVSLGHLKRYSLKELRVATNNFNSKNILGKGGYGIVYKGCLRDGTIVAVKRLKDYNALGGEIQFQTEVEMISLAVHRNLLRLVGFCTTENERLLVYPYMPNGSVASQLREHVHGRPALDWPRRKRIALGTARGLLYLHEQCDPKIIHRDVKAANILLDDDFEAIVGDFGLAKLLDHRESHVTTAVRGTVGHIAPEYLSTGQSSEKTDVFGFGILLLELITGQKALDFGRVANQKGVMLDWVKKLHQEKQLSMMVDKDLKSNYDRVELEEMVQVALLCTQFHPAHRPKMSEVVRMLEGDGLAEKWEASQNINTSNNSISNTPKSVNRSMEQLPPRYLDFGEDESSLYLEAMELSGPR; this is translated from the exons ATGGAGAGGAGAGCAGGTGGCCTCTTCCCACTTCGGATCTTTTGGTTCATGCTGTTTTTGTGGACTTGCTTCGAGAACAAGTCCTCTGCAACTCTCTCTCCTTCTGGTATCAACTATGAAG TTGTAGCATTGATGGCTATTAAAATGCAACTAAACGACCCATATAACGTTTTAGAGAATTGGGATATTAACTCCGTTGATCCATGTAGTTGGAGGATGGTCACGTGCTCTGCTGATGGATACGTTTCTGCTTT agGTCTACCCAGTCAAAGCTTGTCTGGGACTTTATCAGCTGGCATTGGAAATCTCACGCATCTTCAATCTGT GCTGCTGCAGAATAATGCTATTTCTGGTCCTATTCCTTCTGATATTGGCAAGTTGGAGAAGCTCCAAACACTTGATCTCTCCAACAATCAGTTCAATGGCAGTATACCTAGTTCGCTGGGAGAGCTCGAGAACCTTAACTATTT ACGACTTAATAACAACAGTTTGTCTGGGCATTGCCCCGATACATTGTCCAATATCAATGGCCTTACTCTCTT GGATCTGTCATATAACAATTTAAGTGGTCCCCTACCAAAGATTACTGCTAGGACTTTCAA CATAATTGGAAATCCTTTGATATGTGGCTCAAAATCTGGAAACAACTGTTCTTCCATGTCTCTGGACCCAATCTCATATCCACCAGATGATTTAAGGG GCATATTGGGTTTCTCAGCTCAGCCACAATCTGGAGTGGCAAGGAATCACCGCTTAGCTATCGCCTTTGGTGCAAGTGTCGGTTGTGTTGCTTTGCTCATTGTTGGTGTTGGTTTGCTCCTTTGGTGGCAGCACAGACACAATCAACAGGTTTTCTTCGATGTAAATG ATCAATATGATCCAGAAGTATCCCTGGGTCATCTGAAGCGATACTCCTTAAAGGAGCTCCGAGTAGCTACTAATAATTTTAACTCAAAGAATATCCTAGGGAAAGGTGGATATGGGATTGTCTACAAGGGGTGCTTGCGTGATGGTACGATTGTAGCTGTTAAAAGATTAAAAGACTACAATGCTCTTGGTGGGGAAATTCAGTTTCAAACTGAGGTTGAAATGATAAGTTTGGCAGTTCATCGGAATCTCCTTAGGCTTGTTGGATTCTGCACGACAGAGAATGAGAGACTTCTTGTCTACCCTTACATGCCAAATGGAAGTGTTGCTTCTCAATTAAGAG AACATGTCCATGGTAGACCAGCTCTTGACTGGCCAAGGCGAAAGAGGATAGCGTTGGGGACAGCAAGGGGTTTGCTGTACCTGCACGAACAGTGTGACCCCAAAATAATCCATCGCGACGTAAAAGCAGCAAACATTCTTCTTGATGATGATTTCGAGGCAATTGTCGGGGATTTTGGATTGGCGAAGCTTTTGGATCATCGTGAGTCACATGTAACGACAGCGGTCCGTGGTACTGTTGGGCATATAGCTCCAGAATATCTGTCGACTGGACAGTCATCAGAAAAGACCGATGTTTTTGGCTTTGGCATACTATTACTTGAGTTGATTACAGGTCAGAAGGCACTGGACTTTGGACGGGTAGCAAATCAGAAAGGAGTGATGCTTGATTGG GTTAAGAAGCTTCACCAAGAGAAGCAGCTGAGCATGATGGTCGACAAGGACCTAAAGAGCAACTACGACAGGGTCGAACTGGAGGAGATGGTCCAGGTGGCGCTCCTCTGCACACAATTCCACCCTGCGCACCGCCCGAAGATGTCGGAAGTGGTGAGGATGTTGGAAGGGGACGGCCTTGCCGAGAAATGGGAGGCCTCACAGAATATtaatactagtaataatagtATCAGCAACACTCCAAAGTCTGTTAATAGGTCCATGGAGCAGCTGCCTCCAAGATATTTGGACTTTGGTGAGGATGAGTCTTCATTATATTTGGAGGCCATGGAGCTCTCTGGCCCTAGATGA